CGAATGGACGTCCGAGGCCCAGCATGCGTCTTGAACGCCGCGATCACCGCCCGCCCTATCTGGTCGTGGCAGCGCCTATCGGTGCCGTCATCGCCGCACTCGCCATTGCCGGCATCCTGATTGCGCTCGCAGGCGCCCCTGTCTTCGAAGCCTATTGGCGTATCCTGACCGGCGCCTTCGGTACACGGCTTTCGGCGACGGAGACGCTAACGCGGGCTACACCCTTGATGCTGACCGGCCTTGCCGCAGCTGTCGCCTTCCGCGCCAGGCTCTGGAATATCGGTGCCGAAGGCCAGTTCTATCTCGGGGCCATCACCGTTGCCGCACTCGGCTCCAAGCTCTTGGCAGGGCTGCCGGCCGTGCTTCTCATCCCCGCCCTCTTGCTTGCAGGGGCCGTCGCCGGCATGGTGCTGATCCTTGTGCCGCTCTGGCTCCGGCTGCGCTTTTCCGTCGATGAGGTCGTGACCAGCCTGCTCTTGAATTTCGTCGCCCTGCTCTTCGTCTCCATGCTGATCGACGGCGTGCTGAAGGATCCGCTCGCCTTCGGCTGGCCACAATCCATGCCGGTCAGCGACCACGCGCTGCTGCCGAAGCTCGTGGCGCGCTCACGCCTGCATATCGGCTTCATCATCGCCATCACCATCGCGCTCGCGGTGCATCTCCTTCAGTCGCGGACTGTCTTTGGCCTGCGCTCGCGCGCAGCAGGCCTCAATCCCGCCGGCGCCGTCTTTGCCGGCGTGCCACTCGGCATGACGCTGGTCAAGGTCGCCTGCCTTTCCGGCGGCCTGGCGGGCCTTGCCGGCGCGATCGAGGTAATGGGCGTGAAAGGCTACGTGACAACCGATCTGTCGCCGGGCTTCGGCTATTCCGGCATTATCGTCGCCATGCTCGCCAACCTGCACCCGATCGGCGTGATTGCCGCGGCACTCTTCACTGCCACCATGTTCGTCGGCGCCGATGGCATGAGCCGGGCGCTCGGCATACCGACCTATATTGCCGACGTGACCGTCGCCGTCTCTCTGCTGACCATGCTTATCGCGCTGTTCTTCACCCAATACAGGATCCGCAGATGATGGCTCTGACCGACATTGTCTCCTCCGCCGGCCTCTGGGCTGCCGTGCTGCGCATCGCAACACCGCTGATCTTCGGCACGCTCGGCGCGCTGCTCTGCGAAAGGGCGGGCGTGCTCAATCTCGGTATCGAGGGTATCATGACCTTCGGGGCGATGATCGGCTGGCTTGCCGTCTTTCACGGCGCTGATCTCTGGACCGGGATACTCGTTGCAGCACTCGCCGGCGCGATCTTCGGCCTGCTGCATGCGCTTCTGACCGTGACGCTCGGCCTGTCACAGCATGTCACAGGCCTCGGTATTACCCTTTTTGCCTCCAGCCTCAGCTATTTCATCTTCCGCCTAGTCGTGCCGCTTGCCGGTACACCGCCGACGATCGTACCGTTCCAACCGCTCGACATTCCTGTCCTCTCCGGCTTGCCTTTCCTCGGCCAAGCCCTTTTTGCCCAGACTGCGCCGACCTACCTTGCCATCCTGCTTGCCGTCATTCTGGGCTATCTGATCTTTCGCACGCCGCTTGGCCTGACGATCCGTATGACCGGCGAGAACCCGCATGCGGCAGAAGCACAGGGCATCGATCCGATCAGGATCCGTTATGGCGCCATCATTTCCGGAAGCGCAATCATGGCCGTCGGCGGCGCCTTCCTGACGCTTTCTGCCTTCAACAGCTTCTTTCCGACCATGGTTCAGGGACGCGGCTGGATTTCGATCGCACTCGTCGTCTTCGCCTCCTGGCGGCCGGGCCGTGCCCTTCTGGGCGCCCTGCTCTTTGCCTTCTTCGATGCCTTCCAGCTCAGGCTTCAGACCGTACTCGGAGGCGTCGTTCCCTATCAGCTTTTCCTGATGACGCCCTATCTCCTGTCGATTGCCGCACTCGCCGTGATGGCGCGACGTGCCCGCGTTCCGCATGCGCTCATGCAGCCCTATCGCCGTGGCGAGCGCTGATTGCCAATTCCCAGTTCCACAACAGACCGGTGCCGCCATGTTTGACCTGATCATCCGAAACGCAAATCTTCCCGATGGCCGCAGCGGCATCGATATCGCCATTCAGAAGGACAGGATCGCCGAGATCGCAGCCAGGATCGAGGCCGAGGCCGGCGAGGAGATCGACGCGACGGGCCGGCTCGTCAGCCCGCCTTTTGTCGACCCGCATTTTCACATGGACGCGACGCTTTCCCTCGGTCTGCCGCGCATGAACCGCTCCGGCACGCTTCTCGAAGGCATTGCGCTCTGGGGCGAGCTTCGACCGATCCTGACCCGCGAAGCTTTGGTGGAGCGGGCCTTGCGCTATTGCGACCTCGCCGTCTCCCAAGGCCTCCTGCATATCCGCAGCCATGTCGATACCAGCGATCCGCGACTGGTAACCGCAGAGGCGCTGATCGAGGTGCGCGAGAAAGTCGCTCCTTATATCGACCTGCAGCTCGTCGCCTTTCCGCAGGATGGCTACTATCGTGCGCCCGATGGCGTCGAGGCGCTGAACCGTGCGCTGGACATGGGGCTCGATATCGTCGGCGGCATTCCGCATTTCGAGCGCACCATGGCCGATGGTGCGGCGTCGGTTGCCGCCCTTTGCCGTATCGCAGCCGACCGTGGCCTGCCCGTCGACATGCATTGCGACGAGACCGACGATCCGATGTCGCGCCATATCGAAACGCTTGCCGCCGAAACCGTCCGCTTCGGCCTGCAGGGCCGTGTCGCCGGGTCGCACCTGACATCGATGCATTCAATGGACAACTATTACGTCTCCAAGCTCATTCCGCTGATGGCGGAGGCAAAGATCAACGTCATCCCCAATCCGCTGATCAACATCATGCTGCAGGGCCGCCACGACACCTATCCGAAACGGCGTGGCATGACGCGGGTGCGTGAACTGATGGAGGCGGGCCTGAACGTTTCCTTCGGCCATGACTGCGTAATGGACCCCTGGTACTCGATGGGCTCGGGCGACATGCTGGAGGTCGGCCATATGGCGATCCATGTCGCGCAGATGGCCGGCATCGACGATAAGAAGAAAATCTTCGACGCGCTGACCGTCAACTCCGCCCAAACCATGGGGCTTGAAGGCTACGGCCTGGAAAAGGGTAAGAATGCCGATCTCGTCATCCTGCAGGCTCGCGATCCGCTCGAAGCACTGCGGTTGAAAGCGAACCGGCTGACCGTCATCCGCCGCGGCAAGGTCATCGCGCGGAGCTTGCCGCGCTTGAGCGAACTTGTAATCGAGGGCAGACCGACAAGGCTAGACGCATCGGATTTCTATCCTAGCCTGCCAGGCTGACAACGGGTTGCTATAGAAACGGAGCGCTGCCGCCGTCGACCATATCCTGACCTCCGAGCGCCTGCTCTCGTCCTGAAGACCATCAATTCCACCGCCCCGTCGAGGCGGTGCGCCTTGCGGTTGTCGGGGCGTCGCCTCCGGCTCAGGGACAGATGCAAACTTCCTCATCTGGCGCAAAAATTGCTTTTCATGAGCGATGGAGAACACCATATGCTCGACATTGACCCGCGAATATTCTCGATAAGCCGGCCGTCGCTTCAGCAATATAAAGCGTTCGTTCAGCGCGACCTCATCATAGAGACCTACCACAGCTCGGCTGGCGAAATGGCCTCACAGGGCTCGCTTCACAGGATCTCGATCAACCGCACTGCTCACCGGAAATATGCACACAGATATGGTTCGGCAAATTTCAGATCTGTCGAGAGGCCGTCCTTCACACTGGGCTTTCAGCCGGCTTCGATCAATTTCGAAGTCGAAGGCGACGCCGCAGATTACATATCGATTTTCCAGGCTCCGAAGCTCTACGAGAACCTGGGCCTGAGAGATTTCGATCCTGACCGCCTCAATGACGATGCATTCAGCGCAGCATCGGACCCGACTACTTTGCAAGTGGCCCTTTCACTCGCTGCAGCCGTCGAGCAGACCGAATGCGCCGACCCTCTCTTGATGGAACACCTCGGCATGGCGCTCGCCTGTTCGGTCGTCAGGCTCCTGGGAACAAGACCAGCCGTCGGGATACGGTCGATAAGGTCGGAAAAGCTGAAGCGGGTGACCGAGTATGTCGAGGATTATCTTTGTCGTGCCGACCTCACCGTCGATGAACTGGCCGGCGTCGCCCACATGAGCCACTTTCATTTCAGCCGCGCCTTCAAGAAGGCTGTCGGGAAGCCACCACACCAGTTCATACTCGATCGAAGGATTGAGAGGGCTCGAATTTACCTGGCCGATGGCAAGGAAACACTCTCGGAGATTGCCTATGCCACCGGCTTTTCCAGTCAGGCACATTTCTCGAGCGTATTTCGCCGGATCGTCGGCGTAACTCCCACTGACTATCGCAGATCATTGCAATGATTGGCGCCGATGCGCAGAAAAGCAGCTTTGCAAAAAAATAGCGCACGATTTTGAAATCGCACTTCGCGTTTGCAAGACACACTCTCGACAACAAGGGAGTATCGAATGCCTGCCTTCGCGCAAGTTAATCCAATCACCGATATCTGCTTTCTGGTCGAAGACATTGACCGGGCAGCAGCCTTCTACGTCGATAGCCTCGGCTTCCAGCCACGCCGGCGCGCTCCAGGCTTTGCCGATTTCAAGGGTGCGGGCGTTACGCTCGCCCTTTGGGAGATCGACCATATTGCCCAAAATACCGGCGTATCCGGCCTGAAGGCCCCGCCCGGAGTTCACAAGGCCTGCGCTGCGATCGAGCTTTCTTCTCCCGCAGCCGTTGACGCAGCCTACGCCGAACTGGCAGCTGCCGGCGTCACCTTCCAGGGGCCTCCACAGGATTACAGCTGGAATGCGCGCTGCTGCTACTTCGCAGATCCTGATGACAATCTCTGGGAACTCTATGCCTGGGCCGAAGGCGGTCCTGTGGGCGATCTCGACTAGACAAGGCTCTGCCGCCGATGCTGGCAAGGGCGTTAACAAAAAGGGGAATGGCGATGACGATGAACCGACGCAGATTTCTGGCCAACGGTGCGCTGACGCTTGCTGCTCTATCCGGCGGCCTAAGCATCTTTGCGCCCATCAGGGCGAACGCCCAAAGCGCAAAGGTGGTCATCAAGTACGATTGGTTGATGAGCAACGGCCAGATCGGAGACATCGTCGCCGCGAAGAAGGGATTTTTCCAGGCTGAGGGACTGGAGGTGGAGTTTTCTCCCGGAGGCCCCAACTCCGCGACAGTGCCTCCGGTCGTTACCGGCCAGGCCGGGCTCGGCCAGTTCTCGGACTCGGCGCAGCTGCTGCTCGCACGCGCC
The window above is part of the Rhizobium sp. WYJ-E13 genome. Proteins encoded here:
- a CDS encoding ABC transporter permease; this encodes MMALTDIVSSAGLWAAVLRIATPLIFGTLGALLCERAGVLNLGIEGIMTFGAMIGWLAVFHGADLWTGILVAALAGAIFGLLHALLTVTLGLSQHVTGLGITLFASSLSYFIFRLVVPLAGTPPTIVPFQPLDIPVLSGLPFLGQALFAQTAPTYLAILLAVILGYLIFRTPLGLTIRMTGENPHAAEAQGIDPIRIRYGAIISGSAIMAVGGAFLTLSAFNSFFPTMVQGRGWISIALVVFASWRPGRALLGALLFAFFDAFQLRLQTVLGGVVPYQLFLMTPYLLSIAALAVMARRARVPHALMQPYRRGER
- a CDS encoding ABC transporter permease, with product MRLERRDHRPPYLVVAAPIGAVIAALAIAGILIALAGAPVFEAYWRILTGAFGTRLSATETLTRATPLMLTGLAAAVAFRARLWNIGAEGQFYLGAITVAALGSKLLAGLPAVLLIPALLLAGAVAGMVLILVPLWLRLRFSVDEVVTSLLLNFVALLFVSMLIDGVLKDPLAFGWPQSMPVSDHALLPKLVARSRLHIGFIIAITIALAVHLLQSRTVFGLRSRAAGLNPAGAVFAGVPLGMTLVKVACLSGGLAGLAGAIEVMGVKGYVTTDLSPGFGYSGIIVAMLANLHPIGVIAAALFTATMFVGADGMSRALGIPTYIADVTVAVSLLTMLIALFFTQYRIRR
- a CDS encoding AraC family transcriptional regulator encodes the protein MLDIDPRIFSISRPSLQQYKAFVQRDLIIETYHSSAGEMASQGSLHRISINRTAHRKYAHRYGSANFRSVERPSFTLGFQPASINFEVEGDAADYISIFQAPKLYENLGLRDFDPDRLNDDAFSAASDPTTLQVALSLAAAVEQTECADPLLMEHLGMALACSVVRLLGTRPAVGIRSIRSEKLKRVTEYVEDYLCRADLTVDELAGVAHMSHFHFSRAFKKAVGKPPHQFILDRRIERARIYLADGKETLSEIAYATGFSSQAHFSSVFRRIVGVTPTDYRRSLQ
- a CDS encoding amidohydrolase family protein; amino-acid sequence: MFDLIIRNANLPDGRSGIDIAIQKDRIAEIAARIEAEAGEEIDATGRLVSPPFVDPHFHMDATLSLGLPRMNRSGTLLEGIALWGELRPILTREALVERALRYCDLAVSQGLLHIRSHVDTSDPRLVTAEALIEVREKVAPYIDLQLVAFPQDGYYRAPDGVEALNRALDMGLDIVGGIPHFERTMADGAASVAALCRIAADRGLPVDMHCDETDDPMSRHIETLAAETVRFGLQGRVAGSHLTSMHSMDNYYVSKLIPLMAEAKINVIPNPLINIMLQGRHDTYPKRRGMTRVRELMEAGLNVSFGHDCVMDPWYSMGSGDMLEVGHMAIHVAQMAGIDDKKKIFDALTVNSAQTMGLEGYGLEKGKNADLVILQARDPLEALRLKANRLTVIRRGKVIARSLPRLSELVIEGRPTRLDASDFYPSLPG
- a CDS encoding VOC family protein, coding for MPAFAQVNPITDICFLVEDIDRAAAFYVDSLGFQPRRRAPGFADFKGAGVTLALWEIDHIAQNTGVSGLKAPPGVHKACAAIELSSPAAVDAAYAELAAAGVTFQGPPQDYSWNARCCYFADPDDNLWELYAWAEGGPVGDLD